A single window of Paenibacillus sp. FSL H8-0537 DNA harbors:
- the argR gene encoding transcriptional regulator ArgR — protein sequence MKGIRQFKIKEIITNQVVETQEELVEALRNTGLQVTQATVSRDIKELMLIKVPAEDGRYRYSLPQEKQRINPIHKLKRALLDHFVNIDFTDNLVVMKCLPGTANTICALLDNMEWQEVMGTICGDDTILIICRTKAQSNEVVERLLELLN from the coding sequence ATGAAGGGAATACGTCAATTTAAAATTAAGGAAATTATTACGAATCAGGTTGTGGAGACGCAGGAGGAGCTAGTTGAAGCACTGCGCAATACCGGATTGCAGGTAACGCAAGCTACAGTATCACGTGATATTAAGGAGCTTATGCTCATTAAGGTTCCAGCAGAGGATGGCAGATACAGATATTCGTTGCCGCAGGAGAAACAACGGATCAATCCGATTCATAAGCTCAAGCGGGCACTGCTCGATCACTTCGTAAACATCGATTTCACAGACAATTTGGTCGTAATGAAATGTTTGCCGGGCACAGCCAATACGATTTGCGCGCTGCTGGACAATATGGAGTGGCAGGAAGTAATGGGAACCATTTGCGGAGACGATACGATTTTGATTATTTGCCGCACGAAAGCTCAGAGCAATGAGGTCGTAGAGAGGTTGCTGGAGCTATTGAACTAA
- the xseB gene encoding exodeoxyribonuclease VII small subunit, whose product MAKKEATELSFEQAMEQLDTIVEKLENGDVPLETAIDLFQEGMRLSKLCSGKLEQVEQKIETLIETEQGFQKKTFAPPSEDKGE is encoded by the coding sequence GTGGCAAAGAAAGAAGCAACCGAGCTTAGCTTTGAGCAGGCGATGGAGCAGCTTGACACGATTGTAGAAAAGCTTGAAAACGGTGATGTTCCGCTGGAGACGGCGATTGATCTATTTCAAGAGGGCATGCGTCTGTCAAAGCTGTGCAGCGGCAAGCTGGAGCAGGTGGAGCAGAAGATCGAGACGCTCATTGAAACAGAGCAGGGCTTTCAGAAAAAAACGTTTGCTCCACCGAGCGAAGACAAAGGAGAATAA
- the folD gene encoding bifunctional methylenetetrahydrofolate dehydrogenase/methenyltetrahydrofolate cyclohydrolase FolD — MSAHIILGKQISDLIREEIGADTASLKEKGVVPGLAVVLVGEDPASKVYVGSKEKACQQLGLYSEVHRLAESATEEEVLALIAKLNEQDSINGILVQLPLPKHINEKAVIDAIRVEKDVDGFHPESVGNLVIGDDSLLPCTPAGVIELIKRSGVDIAGKHAVVIGRSNIVGKPVAMLLLREHATVTICHSKTANMEEIAKQADILVVAIGKAKAIDSKFVKPGAVVIDVGINRLADGKLAGDVDYEDCLETAGYITPVPGGVGPMTITMLIQNTIKAAKRANGIGE, encoded by the coding sequence ATGAGCGCACATATCATTTTAGGCAAACAGATTTCGGATCTTATTCGTGAGGAAATTGGGGCAGATACGGCTTCGCTTAAAGAAAAGGGTGTTGTTCCGGGTCTTGCAGTTGTATTGGTTGGTGAAGATCCCGCTTCTAAAGTATACGTCGGTTCCAAGGAAAAGGCCTGCCAGCAGCTTGGATTATATTCCGAGGTTCACCGTTTGGCCGAATCGGCAACGGAAGAGGAAGTTTTGGCGCTGATCGCCAAGCTTAATGAGCAGGATAGCATTAATGGTATTTTGGTGCAGCTGCCGCTGCCTAAGCATATTAACGAGAAGGCTGTTATTGATGCGATTCGTGTGGAAAAGGACGTCGACGGTTTCCATCCTGAAAGTGTGGGTAATCTGGTAATAGGCGATGATAGCTTGCTGCCATGTACGCCGGCGGGCGTTATTGAACTAATTAAACGCAGTGGCGTTGATATTGCAGGCAAGCATGCAGTTGTCATAGGACGAAGCAATATTGTCGGCAAGCCTGTCGCAATGCTGCTGCTTAGAGAGCATGCTACGGTGACGATCTGCCATTCCAAAACAGCGAATATGGAAGAGATCGCCAAGCAGGCGGATATTCTTGTCGTAGCCATCGGCAAAGCGAAAGCGATTGACAGCAAATTCGTGAAGCCAGGCGCAGTCGTTATTGATGTGGGCATTAACCGTCTGGCTGATGGCAAGCTGGCGGGCGATGTGGATTACGAGGATTGCCTGGAAACTGCTGGTTATATTACGCCTGTGCCAGGCGGCGTCGGTCCAATGACGATTACGATGCTGATCCAGAACACCATTAAGGCAGCTAAGCGCGCAAACGGAATCGGAGAGTAA
- the spoIVB gene encoding SpoIVB peptidase, protein MNSSKRKRWFGLVLVILICMVGFSTPFQHLASIPNELRLFTGQSKRLQYGVPVHAQVTVDPRMLQVNGSSTRSLSVNLNEPLSLHSQQSGETRMKVKLFGKIPFKTVKVNVVPDLKVIPGGQTIGVKVKSAGILVVGHHQVTSQNGSKQSPGELAGLRLGDLIVKIDGQKVTEVRKVAELVGQAGNNKKALDIVYKRSGQLSKTVLNPSYDAEDRTWRLGLYIRDSAAGVGTLTFYAPDQGVYGALGHVITDMDTQTAIEVGDGQILQSSVTSINKSQNGEPGEKRAHFVKESKVLGNVERNTPFGIFGKMNENPTHSYNSSALPVAFAEEVAEGPAQIYTVVNGQKVEKFDIEISHVMKQNSPATKGMVIKITDKRLLDKTGGIVQGMSGSPIIQNGKLVGAVTHVFVNDPTSGYGCFIEWMLQDAGVLLKSTLQQDSQTAA, encoded by the coding sequence TTGAACTCCAGCAAGAGGAAGAGATGGTTCGGTCTGGTTCTCGTGATTTTGATTTGCATGGTAGGCTTCTCCACACCGTTTCAGCACTTAGCCTCAATCCCGAATGAACTGCGATTGTTCACAGGCCAATCGAAACGATTACAATATGGAGTTCCTGTTCATGCTCAAGTTACGGTGGACCCGCGTATGCTTCAAGTGAATGGCTCATCGACCCGGTCTTTATCAGTCAATTTGAACGAACCGCTATCCTTGCATTCGCAGCAAAGCGGCGAGACGAGGATGAAAGTGAAATTATTCGGTAAAATTCCTTTCAAGACGGTGAAAGTCAATGTTGTGCCTGATTTAAAGGTCATTCCTGGTGGTCAAACCATTGGGGTTAAGGTGAAGTCAGCGGGGATTTTAGTCGTCGGTCATCATCAAGTGACTAGTCAGAATGGCAGCAAACAGTCTCCAGGTGAGCTTGCAGGATTGCGTCTTGGCGATTTGATTGTCAAGATCGATGGGCAGAAGGTTACCGAAGTGAGGAAAGTAGCAGAGCTCGTTGGTCAGGCAGGCAACAACAAGAAAGCGCTTGATATTGTATATAAGCGTAGCGGGCAATTAAGCAAAACCGTTTTGAATCCATCTTATGATGCTGAGGATCGAACGTGGCGGCTAGGGCTTTATATACGCGACTCTGCTGCTGGTGTAGGCACACTGACGTTTTATGCTCCTGATCAGGGCGTTTACGGAGCACTTGGACATGTTATTACTGATATGGACACGCAAACAGCTATCGAAGTTGGCGATGGTCAAATTCTTCAATCCAGTGTAACGTCGATTAACAAAAGCCAAAATGGCGAACCGGGCGAAAAAAGGGCCCATTTTGTGAAGGAAAGTAAAGTGTTAGGCAATGTAGAACGAAACACGCCATTTGGTATTTTCGGAAAAATGAATGAAAACCCTACCCATAGCTATAACAGCAGTGCTTTGCCGGTTGCTTTTGCTGAGGAGGTAGCTGAAGGTCCTGCTCAAATTTATACCGTAGTAAACGGGCAAAAGGTTGAGAAATTTGATATTGAAATTTCTCATGTTATGAAGCAGAACAGTCCGGCAACTAAAGGAATGGTTATCAAAATAACGGACAAGCGTTTGCTTGATAAAACGGGCGGCATAGTACAAGGTATGTCAGGCAGCCCAATTATTCAAAATGGCAAGCTGGTTGGTGCGGTGACCCATGTTTTTGTAAATGATCCCACATCGGGTTATGGATGTTTCATTGAATGGATGCTTCAAGATGCAGGGGTGTTATTGAAATCTACATTACAGCAGGACAGTCAAACAGCAGCATAA
- the xseA gene encoding exodeoxyribonuclease VII large subunit, with protein sequence MKEQPRVYSIKDINRYIRMKMDSDAVLGDVWLRGEISNFTHHSSGHMYFTLKDKDSRLKCVMFASHNQRLPFIPREGAKVMARGNISVYERDGNYQFYVAAMQPDGIGSLYLAFEQLKSKLEEEGLFAAERKRPIPRFPRAIGLITSPTGAAVRDMMITLQRRYPAARIYVYPVLVQGAQAAPSISHAIEAMNRFGEIDVLIVGRGGGSLEELWAFNEEQVARSIAASAIPIISAVGHETDYTIADFVADLRAATPTAAAELAVPHAAELEKHLSRQRQQLEQSLRQLIRSRKEQLARVRRSPFFLYPRKYLLEQAQRLDLLEERLRQRTLKAAQRGRSRLERLHATLAGHHTGQRVHFAASRLKGTSKRLEQIIQQTLQEKQLRLHSSIRQLDALSPLKVMARGYGLVYEESEQRLVKSVADVKVGDTVQVKLADGQMTCEVSSLEGEGSSGKERSNRA encoded by the coding sequence ATGAAAGAACAGCCGCGGGTTTATTCGATAAAGGACATTAACCGATATATCCGGATGAAAATGGACTCGGACGCTGTGCTTGGCGATGTGTGGCTGCGCGGAGAGATTTCTAATTTTACGCATCATTCCAGCGGTCATATGTATTTTACACTTAAGGATAAAGACAGTCGGTTGAAATGCGTCATGTTTGCTTCGCATAACCAGCGGCTGCCTTTTATTCCTCGTGAAGGCGCTAAAGTGATGGCGCGCGGAAACATTTCTGTCTATGAGCGGGATGGCAACTATCAGTTTTATGTGGCCGCCATGCAGCCAGATGGTATTGGAAGCTTGTATCTCGCTTTCGAGCAGCTCAAGAGCAAGCTGGAGGAAGAAGGGCTGTTTGCCGCTGAGCGTAAGCGCCCGATTCCACGCTTTCCTAGAGCGATCGGACTGATTACTTCGCCGACAGGGGCAGCGGTTCGCGATATGATGATTACGCTGCAGCGCCGCTATCCCGCTGCGCGTATTTATGTTTATCCGGTGCTGGTGCAAGGAGCGCAAGCAGCACCTTCCATTTCACATGCGATAGAAGCAATGAATCGTTTTGGCGAAATCGACGTATTAATTGTAGGACGCGGCGGCGGCTCGCTTGAAGAGCTTTGGGCGTTTAATGAAGAGCAGGTAGCGCGCAGCATCGCTGCATCCGCTATTCCAATCATCAGCGCAGTCGGCCATGAGACCGATTACACGATTGCTGACTTCGTTGCAGATTTGCGGGCAGCGACGCCTACTGCAGCAGCTGAACTGGCTGTACCGCATGCAGCCGAGCTGGAGAAGCATTTAAGCAGGCAGCGCCAGCAGCTGGAGCAATCGCTGCGCCAGCTTATACGCAGCCGCAAGGAGCAGCTTGCACGTGTGCGCCGTTCGCCTTTTTTCCTTTATCCTCGCAAATATTTGCTGGAGCAGGCGCAGCGCCTTGATTTGCTGGAGGAACGCTTGCGCCAGCGAACACTTAAAGCAGCGCAGCGCGGGCGAAGCAGGCTGGAGCGATTGCATGCGACGCTTGCCGGGCATCATACGGGGCAGCGCGTGCATTTTGCCGCAAGCAGGCTTAAAGGAACTTCGAAACGGCTGGAACAGATCATCCAGCAAACGCTGCAAGAGAAGCAGCTTAGGCTCCATAGCTCCATACGCCAGCTTGATGCGCTTAGTCCGCTTAAGGTGATGGCAAGGGGATACGGATTAGTTTATGAAGAGTCGGAGCAGCGCTTGGTCAAGTCAGTAGCAGATGTGAAGGTAGGGGATACCGTACAGGTGAAACTAGCCGATGGGCAGATGACCTGTGAGGTATCGTCGTTGGAGGGAGAGGGCAGCAGTGGCAAAGAAAGAAGCAACCGAGCTTAG
- a CDS encoding TlyA family RNA methyltransferase: MTTPKERIDVLLVERGFYESREKAKKALMAGLVLVDNEPIDKSGMKIARTADIKVKGAIHAYVSRGGLKLEKAIRAFELDLAGRTMLDIGASTGGFTDCALQNGAEYVYAIDVGYNQLDWSLRQDPRVNVMERVNFRYIKPEELLGPKPTFATIDVSFISLKLILPALAGLIDPGSGVMALIKPQFEAGRDKVGKSGVIRDSKVHAEVLRNVTQAAAEMGYTLRDLSFSPITGGEGNIEFLAYWIWDNQPNQQVPDDAAIMELVKQASGTFSAEKQ; encoded by the coding sequence ATGACGACACCTAAAGAACGAATAGATGTGCTGCTCGTCGAGCGTGGTTTTTATGAAAGCAGGGAGAAGGCGAAGAAAGCGCTAATGGCAGGCCTTGTTCTGGTGGACAACGAACCGATCGATAAGAGCGGAATGAAAATTGCTCGCACGGCGGATATTAAAGTAAAAGGCGCTATTCATGCCTATGTGAGTCGTGGGGGCCTAAAGCTGGAGAAGGCCATTCGCGCCTTTGAGCTGGATCTCGCTGGACGTACGATGCTGGATATTGGAGCTTCGACTGGGGGTTTTACGGATTGCGCTTTGCAAAATGGAGCGGAATACGTTTATGCCATTGACGTGGGCTACAATCAGCTGGATTGGTCGCTGCGCCAAGATCCACGTGTGAACGTCATGGAGCGCGTTAACTTCCGTTATATAAAGCCTGAAGAGCTGCTAGGGCCTAAGCCTACATTTGCCACTATTGATGTTTCTTTTATCTCATTGAAGCTCATTTTGCCTGCGCTGGCTGGATTAATTGATCCAGGCTCAGGCGTGATGGCGTTAATCAAGCCGCAATTTGAGGCAGGGCGAGATAAAGTAGGGAAATCTGGCGTGATAAGGGACTCTAAGGTACATGCAGAGGTACTGCGCAATGTAACGCAGGCTGCTGCTGAGATGGGTTATACGCTGCGTGATCTATCCTTTTCACCTATTACAGGCGGAGAGGGCAATATTGAATTTTTAGCTTACTGGATTTGGGATAACCAGCCTAATCAGCAGGTTCCCGATGATGCGGCAATTATGGAGCTCGTCAAGCAGGCGAGCGGTACCTTTTCCGCTGAAAAACAGTAA
- the spo0A gene encoding sporulation transcription factor Spo0A: MQKIDVLLADDNREFTNLLSEYISDQSDMNVSGVAYNGEEVLRHLEESRKMPDVLILDIIMPHLDGLGVLERLREMNISPMPKIIMLTAFGQENITQKAVQLGASYYILKPFDMDILANRIRQLFGNSSYSASSSYNSNSSTVKSNVVPLAKGKNLDANITSIIHEIGVPAHIKGYQYLREAITMVYNNIEILGAITKTLYPAIAEKFKTTPSRVERAIRHAIEVAWTRGNIDSISHLFGYTINISKSKPTNSEFIAMVADKLRIEHKVS; the protein is encoded by the coding sequence TTGCAAAAAATTGATGTATTATTGGCAGATGACAACAGAGAATTTACAAATTTGTTATCGGAATACATATCCGATCAAAGTGATATGAATGTGAGCGGCGTAGCGTATAACGGTGAAGAAGTGCTGAGGCACTTAGAAGAATCCCGTAAAATGCCGGATGTACTCATTCTTGATATTATTATGCCTCATTTGGACGGACTTGGCGTTTTGGAGCGCTTGCGGGAAATGAACATTTCTCCAATGCCTAAAATCATTATGTTGACCGCTTTCGGTCAAGAAAATATCACACAAAAAGCAGTTCAATTGGGTGCTTCTTATTATATTCTCAAGCCTTTCGATATGGATATTTTGGCTAACCGGATTCGCCAGCTGTTTGGAAATTCTTCATACTCGGCATCTTCTTCTTACAATTCGAATTCATCAACAGTGAAATCGAATGTCGTGCCGCTTGCTAAAGGCAAAAACCTAGATGCCAATATTACAAGCATTATTCATGAAATCGGTGTGCCTGCTCATATTAAAGGCTACCAGTATTTACGCGAAGCGATCACAATGGTGTATAACAATATCGAAATTTTGGGTGCGATTACAAAAACGTTATATCCAGCAATCGCGGAAAAATTCAAAACGACACCATCCCGCGTCGAACGAGCGATTCGCCATGCTATCGAAGTCGCTTGGACGCGCGGCAACATCGACAGCATCAGTCACCTATTTGGCTACACGATCAATATCAGCAAGTCCAAGCCTACGAACTCGGAGTTTATCGCGATGGTGGCGGATAAGCTGCGGATTGAGCATAAGGTTAGCTGA
- the dxs gene encoding 1-deoxy-D-xylulose-5-phosphate synthase: protein MLLEHINGPQDLKGFSKKELELLAGEVRQFLIEKLSVTGGHLASNLGVVELTLVLHYLFDSPKDKFVFDVGHQSYVHKILTGRMDRFDSLRQYKGMCGFVKRDESVHDVWEAGHSSTSLSAAIGMAMARDFKGEDNRVVAVIGDGALTGGMAFEALNHIGHEKKKMIVVLNDNEMSIAPNVGAMHQYLGKIRSDRHYQKAKEELQHFLNKIPAVGGKLAKTAEKFKDSLKYLLVTGILFEQFGLTYLGPVDGHDMEQLLDIFRQADSVPGPVLVHVVTVKGKGYSPAEADSHKWHGISPYKIESGQVVKAVGSPMYTQVFGDVLIELAEKDERIIAVTPAMPGGSGLMEFAARFPGRMIDVGIAEQHAATMSAALAIEGMKPVFAVYSTFLQRAYDQVVHDICRQNLNVIFAIDRAGFVGPDGETHHGVYDIPFLRHVPNLVIMMPKDENELRRMMKTAVDYNEGPIAVRYPRINGLGVTIDAELLPLPIGSWEIVREGDSAVIIAIGPMLQVAEEAADLLKRDGMNVRIVNARFIKPMDEQMLLSLANEGKNIIVLEEGAELGGLGSAILEFYSLRGIYGLPIRIVGIPDQFIEHGSIKEQRAEVGLTGERIAAELKNMHPRSKMRITGQH, encoded by the coding sequence GTGCTGCTTGAACATATAAACGGTCCTCAGGATTTAAAAGGGTTTTCCAAGAAAGAACTGGAGCTGCTTGCAGGTGAAGTGCGCCAGTTTCTCATTGAGAAGCTTTCCGTTACGGGTGGTCACCTTGCTTCCAATCTAGGAGTTGTGGAGCTGACGCTCGTTCTTCATTATTTATTTGACAGCCCAAAGGATAAATTTGTATTTGATGTAGGTCATCAATCTTATGTGCATAAAATTTTAACAGGGCGCATGGATCGCTTCGATTCACTGCGTCAATATAAAGGCATGTGCGGGTTTGTGAAACGCGACGAAAGCGTGCATGATGTTTGGGAAGCCGGACATAGCAGCACATCACTGTCTGCAGCAATTGGTATGGCGATGGCGCGAGACTTTAAAGGCGAGGACAATCGGGTTGTTGCCGTCATTGGCGACGGTGCTTTGACTGGCGGGATGGCCTTTGAGGCGCTTAATCATATCGGTCATGAGAAGAAAAAAATGATTGTGGTACTGAACGACAATGAGATGTCCATTGCGCCGAATGTCGGTGCGATGCATCAATATCTAGGGAAAATCCGTTCTGATCGCCATTATCAGAAGGCGAAGGAAGAACTGCAGCATTTCTTGAATAAAATTCCTGCTGTCGGCGGCAAGCTGGCCAAGACGGCGGAAAAGTTTAAAGACAGCCTGAAATATTTGCTTGTAACCGGCATACTTTTTGAGCAATTTGGTCTCACTTATTTGGGACCAGTTGACGGACATGATATGGAGCAGCTTTTGGATATTTTCCGCCAGGCAGATTCCGTGCCAGGACCTGTTCTTGTGCATGTGGTGACGGTTAAAGGTAAAGGCTACTCTCCAGCGGAAGCAGATTCACACAAATGGCATGGCATCTCTCCTTACAAGATCGAGTCGGGTCAGGTTGTCAAGGCCGTCGGCTCGCCAATGTATACGCAGGTATTTGGCGATGTGCTGATTGAGTTGGCCGAGAAGGATGAGCGCATTATTGCCGTTACGCCTGCTATGCCGGGCGGATCAGGGCTAATGGAATTCGCAGCTCGTTTTCCAGGGCGCATGATCGATGTTGGCATTGCTGAGCAGCATGCGGCGACGATGTCTGCGGCACTGGCAATTGAAGGAATGAAGCCGGTATTTGCCGTTTATTCTACGTTTCTGCAAAGAGCGTATGATCAGGTTGTGCATGATATTTGCCGCCAAAACTTGAATGTTATTTTTGCTATCGACCGTGCTGGCTTTGTTGGTCCCGATGGGGAAACCCATCATGGCGTGTACGATATTCCATTTTTGCGTCATGTGCCAAATCTCGTCATTATGATGCCAAAGGATGAAAATGAGCTGCGCCGGATGATGAAGACGGCGGTTGATTATAATGAGGGTCCGATTGCGGTCCGTTATCCGCGGATCAACGGTCTTGGCGTAACCATTGATGCTGAGCTGCTGCCGCTGCCAATCGGTTCATGGGAAATTGTGCGTGAAGGTGATTCGGCAGTTATTATTGCTATCGGACCTATGCTGCAAGTGGCGGAAGAAGCAGCTGATCTGCTGAAGCGTGATGGCATGAATGTCCGTATTGTAAATGCTCGCTTTATTAAGCCTATGGATGAGCAAATGCTGTTGTCTCTTGCTAATGAAGGTAAAAACATCATTGTGCTGGAAGAAGGAGCAGAACTTGGCGGTCTAGGCAGTGCGATTCTTGAATTTTACTCACTCCGTGGTATTTATGGCCTGCCAATCCGCATTGTCGGTATTCCAGACCAATTTATTGAACATGGTTCCATTAAAGAGCAGCGCGCTGAAGTGGGCCTGACGGGCGAACGGATAGCGGCTGAGCTCAAAAACATGCATCCTCGCAGTAAAATGCGCATTACTGGACAGCATTAG
- a CDS encoding polyprenyl synthetase family protein encodes MSDTVLIKTYLAQCAAIVEQALTDVLPAQWEVPDKLRESMMYSLEAGGKRLRPALVLAVAEAISGDEDTVSKALPVACAIECIHTYSLIHDDLPAMDNDDYRRGKLTNHKVYGEAMAILAGDALLTHAFHLIPKAAKAGGVSAQVALDIVEDLAMLAGARGMVGGQVADMLGEQGITSLAELEYIHLHKTGDLVVFSVTAGARIGGATEEQIKLLEQYGRNIGLAFQIQDDILDLIGDESKLGKKTNSDVEQQKVTYPFLMGLEDSKAQVERLTQDAKSAVLSAGLAAPDRLLQIADYLVQRDH; translated from the coding sequence TTGAGCGACACGGTTTTGATAAAAACTTATTTGGCGCAATGCGCCGCCATCGTAGAGCAGGCGCTAACCGATGTGCTGCCTGCGCAGTGGGAGGTTCCGGATAAGCTCCGTGAATCCATGATGTATTCCCTGGAAGCGGGTGGAAAACGCTTGCGGCCGGCTCTTGTGCTCGCTGTAGCTGAGGCTATTAGCGGTGATGAAGATACGGTGAGCAAAGCCTTGCCTGTAGCTTGCGCGATTGAATGCATACACACGTATTCCTTAATTCATGATGATTTGCCAGCGATGGATAATGATGATTATCGCCGCGGCAAACTGACGAACCATAAGGTTTACGGAGAGGCTATGGCGATTTTGGCTGGTGACGCGCTGCTGACCCATGCGTTTCATTTAATTCCTAAAGCGGCTAAAGCTGGCGGTGTCAGTGCGCAGGTTGCACTCGATATTGTGGAAGATTTGGCGATGCTTGCCGGAGCCAGAGGCATGGTCGGTGGGCAAGTAGCAGATATGCTGGGTGAGCAGGGCATCACGTCGCTTGCAGAGCTTGAATATATTCATTTGCACAAAACCGGCGATCTGGTTGTGTTCTCTGTTACAGCTGGCGCACGAATTGGCGGTGCAACGGAAGAGCAGATCAAACTGCTGGAGCAGTATGGCCGCAATATTGGGCTAGCTTTTCAAATTCAAGATGACATTCTAGATTTGATCGGTGATGAGAGCAAGCTTGGCAAGAAGACGAACAGCGATGTCGAACAACAAAAAGTAACATATCCTTTTCTGATGGGGCTTGAAGATAGCAAGGCTCAAGTAGAGCGTTTGACGCAGGACGCGAAGTCAGCGGTGCTGAGTGCGGGACTTGCAGCACCTGACAGACTGCTGCAAATCGCTGATTATCTGGTGCAGAGGGATCATTAA
- the recN gene encoding DNA repair protein RecN: MLRELSIRNLAVVEQVTVSFHHGFHVLTGETGAGKSIIIDALSLIVGGRGSADMVRYGCQKAEMDAMFDLPRMHPVWHVLERLGVEALHDEMLVIRRELTSQGKSSSRVNGQLVTMTMLREIGECLVNIHGQHEHQSLLRTERHLEWLDMFAGDLLIERKQTYKAVYKELQQARAALRELEDSARHNVQMLDLYRFQIEEISNAQLKVGEDESLAEEKRKLQYASKRMDNVTEAYSLLYGDAGLDALNKAIIKLSDIQTYDPNIVGPLLEQLQSAYYQAEDAAFQLRDYRDTIESDPEQLSTIEDRLDLIHGLKRKYGESIEDILVYYKSIVVERDKIENRDDYLEKLRNSEATLFKSALELAEELSKLRNHASTRLAESIERELRQLQMPNTIFSVQMDRIKQHDQKESAVVLNSNGCDEAVFMLAPNPGEPLKPLNKIASGGEMSRVMLALKAIFAEHDQIPVLIFDEVDTGVSGRAAQSIAEKLSQLSRRCQIFSITHLPQVACMADHHYEIRKQVVNQRTATSIKEIMSSTRIEELARMLGGVEVTEKTRHHAQEMLDLALRQKGA, from the coding sequence ATGTTGCGAGAGCTGTCCATTCGAAATTTAGCTGTAGTTGAGCAGGTGACGGTTTCGTTCCACCATGGCTTTCATGTTTTGACGGGGGAGACGGGAGCGGGTAAATCCATCATTATTGACGCGCTTAGCTTAATTGTTGGAGGACGGGGCTCCGCAGATATGGTCAGGTATGGCTGTCAGAAGGCGGAAATGGATGCGATGTTTGATTTGCCGCGGATGCATCCTGTATGGCATGTGCTGGAGAGACTAGGAGTAGAGGCATTACATGACGAGATGCTTGTCATTCGTCGTGAGCTCACCTCCCAAGGCAAAAGCAGCAGCCGAGTGAATGGACAGCTGGTCACCATGACGATGCTTCGTGAAATTGGAGAATGCTTAGTTAATATTCATGGTCAGCATGAGCATCAATCTTTGCTGCGAACAGAGAGGCATCTGGAGTGGCTTGACATGTTCGCAGGTGACTTATTGATTGAGCGCAAGCAGACTTATAAAGCGGTATACAAAGAGCTGCAGCAGGCAAGAGCGGCGCTGCGAGAGCTTGAAGATTCAGCACGCCATAATGTGCAAATGCTGGACTTGTACCGTTTTCAAATCGAAGAAATTTCAAATGCCCAGCTCAAAGTTGGAGAAGATGAAAGCTTGGCTGAAGAGAAACGCAAGCTGCAATACGCCAGCAAACGGATGGATAATGTAACAGAAGCTTATTCTTTATTGTATGGCGATGCTGGCTTGGATGCTTTGAATAAAGCGATTATTAAGCTATCGGATATTCAGACGTATGATCCAAATATTGTCGGGCCGTTGCTTGAACAGCTCCAATCGGCTTATTATCAAGCTGAGGATGCCGCTTTTCAACTTAGAGATTACAGAGATACCATTGAATCAGATCCGGAGCAGCTTTCGACTATCGAGGATCGTCTAGACCTCATTCATGGTTTGAAACGTAAATATGGCGAGAGCATTGAGGATATTCTCGTTTATTATAAAAGTATCGTCGTGGAGCGCGACAAGATCGAAAACCGCGATGACTATTTAGAAAAGCTGCGTAATAGCGAAGCAACGCTGTTTAAGTCGGCACTTGAACTTGCTGAGGAGCTGTCGAAGCTGCGCAATCATGCTTCAACACGTTTGGCGGAGTCCATTGAGCGTGAGCTGCGTCAATTACAAATGCCTAATACGATTTTTTCTGTTCAAATGGACAGAATAAAGCAGCATGATCAAAAGGAATCAGCTGTAGTGCTTAATAGCAATGGCTGTGACGAAGCAGTGTTTATGCTGGCTCCCAACCCTGGAGAGCCGCTTAAACCATTGAATAAAATTGCTTCAGGCGGCGAGATGTCGCGGGTTATGCTTGCCCTGAAAGCGATATTTGCTGAGCATGATCAAATACCAGTACTCATATTTGACGAAGTGGATACCGGTGTAAGCGGACGCGCGGCACAATCGATTGCAGAGAAGCTTTCCCAACTATCGCGTCGCTGCCAAATTTTCTCTATTACGCATTTACCGCAAGTAGCTTGTATGGCCGATCACCATTATGAGATCCGCAAGCAAGTCGTTAATCAGCGTACAGCGACCTCCATTAAAGAAATTATGAGCAGTACCCGGATAGAGGAGCTGGCGCGCATGCTGGGTGGTGTCGAAGTCACCGAGAAAACGAGACATCATGCACAAGAAATGCTTGATTTGGCATTGCGACAGAAAGGAGCCTAA